A single Cucumis melo cultivar AY chromosome 4, USDA_Cmelo_AY_1.0, whole genome shotgun sequence DNA region contains:
- the LOC107991865 gene encoding uncharacterized protein LOC107991865, with the protein MLQFFFTVAFSAVPLTLYVPPLRSFNLFVETMEEILRESRTYTNRVYPRARHVWLRVLDCILCSTR; encoded by the coding sequence ATGCTCCAATTCTTCTTCACCGTCGCTTTCTCCGCGGTTCCTTTGACTCTCTACGTTCCTCCACTCCGTAGCTTCAATCTCTTCGTCGAGACCATGGAGGAGATACTTCGCGAGTCTAGAACATACACCAATCGAGTCTATCCCCGAGCTCGCCATGTTTGGTTGAGGGTTTTGGATTGTATTCTTTGCAGCACCAggtag